In the genome of Ensifer adhaerens, one region contains:
- a CDS encoding Holliday junction DNA helicase subunit RuvB — translation MNQPNPLLSPEKRGEDLDTALRPQSLDEFTGQAEARANLKIFIEAAKNRGEALDHVLFVGPPGLGKTTLAQIMAKELGVNFRSTSGPVIAKAGDLAALLTNLEERDVLFIDEIHRLNPAVEEILYPAMEDFQLDLIIGEGPAARSVKIDLSKFTLVAATTRLGLLTTPLRDRFGIPVRLNFYTVEELESIVRRGARLLGLGMTDDGAREIARRARGTPRIAGRLLRRVRDFAEVARAEAVTRQIADEALTRLHVDNMGLDQLDRRYLAMIAHNFGGGPVGIETIAAGLSEPRDAIEDIIEPYMIQQGFIQRTPRGRILTANAWKHLGLTPPKDIERTQISLFQDDNE, via the coding sequence TCTTGAGCCCTGAAAAGCGCGGCGAAGACCTCGATACGGCTTTGCGCCCGCAATCGCTGGACGAGTTCACCGGCCAGGCCGAAGCGCGCGCCAATCTGAAGATCTTCATCGAAGCCGCCAAGAACCGTGGCGAGGCGCTGGACCACGTACTGTTTGTCGGCCCTCCTGGCCTCGGCAAGACGACGCTCGCGCAGATCATGGCGAAGGAACTGGGCGTCAACTTCCGCTCCACCTCCGGCCCGGTCATCGCCAAGGCCGGCGATCTTGCCGCCCTTCTGACCAATCTCGAAGAGCGCGACGTCCTCTTTATCGACGAAATCCATCGCCTCAACCCGGCGGTAGAGGAAATCCTCTATCCCGCCATGGAGGATTTCCAGCTCGACCTCATCATCGGCGAGGGTCCGGCCGCGCGCTCGGTGAAGATCGACCTTTCGAAATTCACGCTGGTGGCGGCAACCACCCGCCTTGGCCTTCTGACGACCCCGCTGCGCGACCGTTTCGGCATTCCCGTGCGGCTCAATTTCTACACCGTCGAAGAGCTGGAATCGATCGTGCGCCGCGGCGCACGTTTGCTGGGCCTTGGCATGACCGATGACGGAGCCCGCGAGATTGCCCGGCGCGCCCGCGGCACGCCCCGCATTGCGGGCCGTCTGCTGCGCCGCGTACGTGACTTTGCAGAGGTTGCCCGTGCCGAGGCCGTGACCCGCCAGATTGCCGACGAGGCCCTGACGCGGCTGCATGTCGACAACATGGGCCTGGATCAGCTCGACCGACGCTATCTCGCCATGATCGCGCATAATTTCGGCGGTGGCCCGGTGGGCATCGAGACGATTGCCGCCGGCCTTTCCGAGCCGCGCGACGCGATCGAGGACATCATTGAGCCCTATATGATCCAGCAGGGCTTCATCCAGCGCACGCCGCGCGGCCGCATTCTGACCGCAAATGCATGGAAACACCTGGGCCTGACCCCGCCTAAAGACATCGAAAGAACCCAGATCAGCCTTTTCCAGGACGACAACGAGTGA
- a CDS encoding acyl-CoA thioester hydrolase, whose product MTETFSLSGELAADGSHRLIQRVYYEDTDFSGLVYHARYLHFMERARTDYLRCLGVEQSALHQMDGEGLMFVVHRMEIDFKSPARMDNVLTIETVTEKAGGAKMVLNQKILRGETLLISAKVIIAVVNALGRPRRLPETLARSFLGEA is encoded by the coding sequence ATGACCGAGACCTTTTCCCTTTCCGGCGAGCTTGCCGCCGACGGCAGCCACAGGCTGATCCAGCGCGTCTATTATGAAGACACCGATTTCTCGGGCCTTGTGTATCATGCGCGCTATCTTCATTTCATGGAGCGCGCCCGCACCGATTACCTCCGCTGCCTCGGCGTCGAGCAAAGTGCTCTTCACCAGATGGATGGCGAAGGGCTCATGTTCGTGGTGCACCGCATGGAAATCGACTTCAAGTCTCCGGCCCGCATGGACAATGTCCTGACCATCGAAACGGTGACAGAAAAGGCTGGTGGCGCAAAAATGGTGCTGAACCAGAAGATCCTGCGCGGCGAGACGCTGCTGATTTCTGCCAAAGTGATCATCGCCGTCGTCAACGCCCTGGGACGGCCAAGGCGTCTGCCGGAAACGCTCGCCCGATCCTTTCTCGGCGAGGCCTGA
- a CDS encoding NUDIX domain-containing protein: MSRKTIRIKLARRLFNMRIAGLAFRDGHILVHRATHEKFWTFPGGTAEVGESSAETLIREMKEETDCDVTLVRHLWTVENFFSFEGRKWHEIGVYYLMQMPDHFPFQPETIIHRVRDAKNDLEFKWVLADRSRLEALPLQPDFIPARIAALPEKSEYLIHRESVPE, encoded by the coding sequence ATGAGCCGCAAGACAATCCGCATCAAGCTGGCGCGGCGCCTGTTCAACATGCGCATCGCTGGCCTTGCCTTTCGCGACGGGCACATCCTTGTGCACCGTGCGACGCATGAGAAGTTCTGGACCTTCCCGGGCGGCACGGCGGAAGTTGGAGAAAGCTCGGCGGAAACGCTCATTCGTGAAATGAAGGAAGAAACGGATTGCGACGTCACGCTCGTCCGCCATCTCTGGACGGTGGAAAACTTCTTCTCCTTCGAAGGGCGGAAATGGCACGAGATCGGCGTCTATTATCTGATGCAGATGCCCGACCACTTCCCGTTCCAGCCCGAAACGATCATCCACCGGGTGCGCGACGCGAAGAACGATCTTGAATTCAAATGGGTTTTGGCCGACAGGTCGCGCCTGGAGGCGCTACCGCTGCAGCCGGATTTCATTCCGGCCCGCATCGCCGCCCTCCCCGAGAAGAGCGAATACCTGATCCACCGCGAAAGCGTGCCCGAATGA
- a CDS encoding chemotaxis protein MotB, translating into MALARRRQQRHIDYWPGFVDALSTLLLAIMFLLTVFVLGQFFLSREISGKDAVLNRLNSQINELTQLLALEKSGKQDMEDQLAALQASLSQSEGEKSRLQKLLDAGSGIASGAQARIGQLSGELDAEKQVSARAMSQVELLNQQIAALRAQIAAVESALQAAETKDQASQTQIADLGRRLNVALAQKVQELNRYRSDFFGRLREILSDRENIRIVGDRFVFQSEVLFPSGGSELNDAGKVEMQKLAQAIIELAKEIPPEINWVLRVDGHTDNVKLSGNGKYADNWELSTARATSVVKYLISQGVPADRLVAAGFGEYTPIAPGDTPEARAQNRRIELKLTEK; encoded by the coding sequence ATGGCACTCGCCCGCCGCCGCCAGCAGCGGCATATCGATTACTGGCCGGGCTTTGTCGATGCGCTGTCGACCCTGCTGCTCGCCATCATGTTCCTGCTCACGGTCTTCGTGCTCGGGCAGTTTTTCCTCAGCCGTGAAATTTCCGGCAAGGACGCGGTTCTCAATCGGCTGAATAGTCAGATCAACGAGTTGACGCAGCTCCTTGCGCTCGAAAAGAGCGGCAAGCAGGACATGGAGGATCAGCTCGCGGCCCTGCAGGCCTCGCTGTCCCAATCGGAAGGGGAGAAGTCGCGGCTGCAGAAGCTGCTTGATGCCGGATCGGGAATTGCCTCCGGCGCGCAGGCAAGGATCGGCCAGCTGTCCGGCGAGCTGGACGCGGAAAAGCAGGTCTCGGCACGGGCGATGAGCCAGGTGGAGCTGCTCAACCAGCAGATCGCCGCCCTGCGCGCGCAGATTGCTGCCGTCGAAAGTGCGTTGCAGGCGGCCGAAACGAAGGACCAGGCCTCCCAGACGCAGATCGCCGATCTCGGCCGGCGGTTGAATGTGGCGCTGGCGCAGAAGGTGCAGGAACTCAACCGCTATCGCTCCGATTTCTTTGGACGGCTGCGCGAAATCCTTTCGGATCGCGAAAATATCCGCATCGTCGGCGACCGTTTCGTCTTCCAGTCGGAAGTGCTGTTTCCTTCCGGCGGTTCCGAGCTGAATGATGCCGGCAAGGTTGAAATGCAGAAGCTGGCCCAGGCGATCATCGAGCTAGCCAAGGAGATTCCGCCGGAAATCAACTGGGTCCTGCGTGTCGATGGCCACACCGACAACGTCAAGCTGTCCGGTAACGGCAAATATGCCGACAACTGGGAGCTGTCGACGGCCCGCGCGACCTCGGTCGTGAAATATCTGATCAGCCAGGGCGTGCCGGCTGACAGGCTGGTCGCGGCTGGCTTCGGCGAGTACACGCCGATCGCGCCCGGGGATACGCCGGAAGCGCGCGCGCAGAACCGACGCATCGAGCTGAAGCTCACGGAGAAGTAA